The following are encoded together in the Flavihumibacter fluvii genome:
- the iolG gene encoding inositol 2-dehydrogenase has translation MAKIRIGIIGLGRIGKIHLENLCTRIEGVEVIGAMNPSKPGQKFAERFNLKIVTDNAGELINNPGIDAIVISSPTDSHADYVIQAARAGKAIFCEKPLDLSLVKVKETLQIVKASKVPLMLAFNQRLDPNFADVKVKISEGKIGKLHTVHIISRDPAPPPISFIKRSGGLFMDMTIHDFDMANFLVDAEVVEVYAKGYNLVDPEIGKAGDIDTGVVIITFRNHVTVLIENSRKATYGYDQRLEVFGSKGMIRVENPLKTTNSYFNEEGRHSARNPDFFMDRYIDSYFQEMKVFIESLQAKKVMPITGEDGLKAMLIAEAANRSVKENRPIQMKEILNAG, from the coding sequence ATGGCTAAAATCAGGATTGGAATTATAGGGTTGGGCCGGATCGGAAAGATCCACCTGGAAAATCTTTGCACCAGGATAGAAGGCGTTGAAGTTATTGGTGCCATGAATCCATCCAAACCCGGACAGAAATTCGCAGAAAGATTCAACCTTAAAATTGTGACGGATAATGCAGGCGAACTGATCAATAACCCCGGAATTGATGCCATTGTCATTTCTTCCCCGACAGATTCACATGCCGATTATGTAATCCAGGCGGCGCGCGCTGGTAAGGCTATATTTTGCGAAAAACCACTTGACCTGTCCCTGGTTAAGGTAAAGGAAACATTACAGATTGTAAAGGCGTCTAAAGTGCCATTAATGCTGGCATTTAACCAGCGGCTGGACCCGAATTTTGCTGATGTTAAAGTAAAGATCTCCGAAGGAAAAATCGGTAAACTCCATACGGTGCATATCATTAGCCGCGACCCGGCCCCACCACCGATCAGTTTTATAAAAAGGTCTGGCGGGCTGTTCATGGACATGACCATCCATGATTTTGACATGGCCAATTTCCTGGTTGATGCTGAAGTTGTTGAAGTCTATGCGAAAGGGTATAACCTGGTCGATCCCGAAATCGGAAAGGCCGGTGACATAGATACCGGAGTGGTGATTATTACGTTCAGGAATCATGTTACGGTCCTGATTGAAAACAGCCGTAAGGCAACCTATGGCTATGACCAACGCCTGGAAGTATTTGGATCAAAAGGAATGATCAGGGTGGAGAACCCTTTGAAGACGACCAATAGTTATTTCAATGAAGAGGGCCGGCATTCTGCAAGGAATCCGGATTTTTTTATGGACAGGTATATTGATTCCTATTTCCAGGAAATGAAAGTGTTTATTGAATCCCTCCAGGCAAAAAAAGTCATGCCCATTACAGGGGAAGATGGATTAAAAGCAATGCTCATTGCAGAAGCGGCCAATCGTTCAGTGAAAGAAAACCGGCCCATCCAAATGAAAGAAATTTTAAACGCCGGCTAG